From Gammaproteobacteria bacterium, one genomic window encodes:
- a CDS encoding phytanoyl-CoA dioxygenase family protein produces MSQLTQGQVDAFKRDGVLLLRGVFSDWIETLRAGVEANMRDPGPFGREYLEPGQAGRFFGDYCNWDRIPEYRDFMFDSPAPGIAADLMMSKSVRIFHEHVLVKEPGTDKVTPWHHDQPYYCVDGRQVCSMWIPLDPVSIETCPEFVAGSHDWGRWFLPRKFSGVDYDHDDDKLESIPDIDANRTEYDIRSWNLEPGDAIAFHFLTIHGAPSNLSATHRRRGFAARWLGDDTVYAIRSGEISPPFPGLEQRLKPGEPLDCEEFPQVFPKVVKS; encoded by the coding sequence GACGCCTTCAAGCGCGACGGCGTGTTATTGTTACGCGGTGTTTTCAGCGACTGGATCGAAACGCTGCGCGCCGGGGTCGAGGCCAACATGCGCGACCCGGGGCCCTTTGGCAGGGAATACCTGGAGCCGGGACAGGCGGGACGATTTTTCGGCGACTACTGCAACTGGGATCGAATCCCCGAGTATCGAGATTTCATGTTTGATTCGCCGGCACCAGGGATTGCCGCTGATTTGATGATGTCGAAAAGCGTGCGTATTTTTCATGAGCACGTGCTGGTCAAGGAGCCGGGAACCGACAAGGTTACACCCTGGCACCACGATCAACCCTATTACTGTGTCGACGGTCGCCAGGTCTGCAGCATGTGGATTCCGCTGGATCCGGTCAGCATCGAAACCTGCCCCGAATTTGTTGCCGGTTCCCACGACTGGGGACGCTGGTTCCTGCCGCGTAAATTCAGTGGTGTCGATTACGACCACGACGACGACAAACTGGAGTCGATTCCCGATATCGATGCTAATCGCACTGAATATGACATCCGCAGCTGGAACCTCGAGCCCGGTGATGCAATTGCATTTCACTTCCTGACAATACATGGGGCACCATCAAATCTCTCGGCCACCCATCGCCGCCGTGGTTTCGCCGCACGCTGGCTGGGTGACGACACGGTGTATGCCATCCGCAGCGGCGAAATTTCGCCGCCGTTTCCCGGGCTCGAGCAACGCCTGAAGCCGGGCGAACCACTGGACTGCGAGGAATTTCCCCAGGTTTTTCCGAAGGTCGTAAAAAGCTAG